TTAAGGAGGAAGGACTCAAAGTAGACGTGACCACGGCGATCTACAAAGCTGCGGTCACAACCTTGGATGAAGATCTGGCGTCACagataaagagaaagaaggaggtTGAGATGGAAACCGAAAGCCTAAGGAAAAGGTTGAACTTGCTTCGTTTGGAGATACACGAAGGAAAGGCGAGAGAGGCGAAGATAGATATCGAGACTGCTGTGTTGTTGGACAGAAGCGCGGCGCTCGACGAGGAATTGACGACCCATAGCAACCTAAAGGGCGGAAAATACCTCGCCCGTGATCAGGAAGCAGATAACAGTGGCCCCGGCCGTGAAGTGATTGAGgaggatgatgaagaagaaatcgtctacaagcctccatttccgactgtctgaaaggaaaggaatgacGCAGCCACAAGACAAGAAATCTCCAAATGTTGTCTTCTAgaaatttcaatgttttttttcaattcccttgtaatcacaacgaaagaatgaatg
This DNA window, taken from Solanum lycopersicum chromosome 5, SLM_r2.1, encodes the following:
- the LOC138348473 gene encoding uncharacterized protein, with protein sequence MNKGKNVQTELTEEELRRKIERVTREIQKVKEEGLKVDVTTAIYKAAVTTLDEDLASQIKRKKEVEMETESLRKRLNLLRLEIHEGKAREAKIDIETAVLLDRSAALDEELTTHSNLKGGKYLARDQEADNSGPGREVIEEDDEEEIVYKPPFPTV